One genomic region from Nocardia vinacea encodes:
- a CDS encoding cysteine hydrolase: MPTTALLMIDLQNGYLVQDVRDALGWPPIWRLDEVVTECRLLLTAARAASVPVIYSRQIPSPAGQLAFNPRAARHRRYRAARVPKLTPQDKAWRSELMDAIAPEPGDLVLEKTRHSFFAYTELAPILRSLGAQRLIVAGLQTNVCVEATVRAGLEHNFEVAVPEDAVSTDGPALHYAALNSMRVLYVEVAPWRDLIDPDAEWETAFTTPNYGRDTAYWIDPATTSHDDDSSADLPAGARP; encoded by the coding sequence ATGCCGACGACTGCGCTGTTGATGATCGATCTGCAGAATGGCTACCTGGTTCAGGATGTGCGGGACGCCCTCGGGTGGCCGCCGATCTGGCGCCTCGATGAGGTGGTCACTGAATGCCGATTGCTTTTGACCGCGGCCAGAGCGGCATCGGTGCCGGTGATCTACTCGCGTCAAATACCCAGCCCGGCAGGGCAGTTGGCCTTCAATCCCCGAGCCGCACGGCATCGCCGATACCGGGCAGCGCGAGTGCCGAAGCTGACGCCGCAGGACAAGGCGTGGCGATCTGAGTTGATGGATGCGATCGCTCCCGAACCCGGCGATTTGGTATTGGAGAAGACCAGGCACAGCTTCTTCGCCTATACCGAGCTGGCCCCGATCTTGCGTAGCCTCGGCGCCCAACGGCTCATCGTCGCCGGGCTGCAGACCAATGTGTGCGTCGAGGCCACCGTACGGGCGGGGCTGGAACACAACTTCGAGGTCGCCGTCCCCGAGGATGCTGTCAGCACCGACGGGCCCGCATTGCATTACGCCGCTCTGAATTCGATGCGCGTCCTCTACGTTGAAGTCGCGCCGTGGCGAGACCTGATCGATCCCGACGCAGAATGGGAGACCGCGTTCACAACCCCGAACTACGGCCGCGATACCGCCTATTGGATCGACCCTGCGACCACCTCGCACGACGACGATTCCAGCGCCGATCTACCCGCGGGCGCGCGTCCATAG
- a CDS encoding ATP-binding protein, with product MSVPAESESRPSTSLLTTTPPPLVLPQDIRTAMEQCAARLDGRGAVAVCGFPASGKSTAAAYLASLVGATVLDKDTLAPGLEQAVMGELTGDPHDRDSETYRRLIAPHIYDALLRIALTVAVKHPVVLDAPFLEVIRQAARAGVPLSVQMLARSGINSAPPLSTVWLDSSAEQIRSRMIARGAERDNPKLADWPAYQADVLNSGVRELAHSVVDVVIGN from the coding sequence GTGTCTGTGCCAGCCGAATCCGAGTCTCGCCCGAGCACATCACTCCTGACAACCACGCCACCGCCATTGGTCCTGCCGCAAGATATCCGGACCGCCATGGAGCAGTGCGCCGCCCGGCTGGACGGTCGCGGAGCTGTGGCTGTGTGCGGCTTTCCTGCTTCTGGAAAGTCCACGGCCGCTGCCTATTTGGCCTCGCTCGTGGGTGCGACCGTCTTGGACAAGGACACCCTGGCGCCGGGACTCGAGCAAGCCGTAATGGGGGAACTGACAGGGGATCCGCACGATCGTGACAGCGAGACCTACCGACGATTGATCGCCCCGCACATCTACGACGCGCTGCTTCGCATTGCCTTGACCGTCGCAGTTAAACACCCCGTCGTGCTCGACGCACCGTTCCTCGAAGTCATCCGCCAGGCAGCCCGCGCCGGTGTGCCGCTCTCGGTGCAGATGCTGGCCCGCTCCGGTATTAACTCCGCGCCACCGCTTTCCACGGTGTGGCTCGACAGCTCGGCAGAACAGATCCGATCCCGGATGATCGCCCGCGGCGCTGAACGCGACAACCCGAAACTTGCCGACTGGCCTGCCTACCAGGCCGACGTACTCAACAGTGGAGTGCGCGAACTGGCGCATTCCGTTGTCGACGTAGTTATCGGCAACTGA
- a CDS encoding DUF6881 domain-containing protein has translation MRYVKVTWHHDFDDEPVEYFHEVGDDNWETRRVQVYRDGHLEWADETHETATAGVAEIPIAPIEEIAAQPEFDAEEISQDQFERQWSQARAEM, from the coding sequence ATGCGATACGTGAAAGTCACCTGGCACCATGATTTCGACGACGAGCCCGTCGAATACTTCCACGAAGTCGGCGACGACAACTGGGAAACACGCAGAGTACAGGTCTACCGCGACGGACATCTGGAATGGGCCGACGAAACCCACGAAACCGCAACCGCCGGAGTCGCGGAAATACCGATCGCGCCAATCGAAGAGATAGCAGCGCAACCCGAATTCGACGCAGAAGAAATATCCCAAGACCAATTCGAGCGCCAGTGGTCACAAGCCCGCGCAGAGATGTAA
- a CDS encoding restriction endonuclease subunit S, whose protein sequence is MLKTSSVYGGVFNPTENKEIDSYDLDRVSCPVLAGSLIVSRMNTKQHLGVAAAVRQDFANLYLPDRLWAVTFRGAEPRFIDWWTKTPAYRSQVEAVSVGTSSSMQNISQGDFLDLRIELPDLEAQRAIADYLDRETDRIDALIEEQQRLIEMLRERREATIRSALLSGLDDAETAPSGVELLGAVPKHWRMVPTRYLCTITTGSEDSGNATDGGEYPFYVRGREVLRIDHYSFEGEAVMTPGDGQGGTGKVFHYFDGKFEAHQRVYVFTDFTDVTGWYFYYFLSTFLRPVALAGSNTVTMESLRRPLLADFKVAVPPIYEQQRITAYLDDQTAKIDTLIAEAEHFIDLARERRSALITAAVTGQIDVRAMA, encoded by the coding sequence GTGCTCAAGACAAGCTCCGTGTACGGCGGGGTTTTCAACCCGACGGAGAACAAGGAGATCGACAGCTACGACTTGGACCGCGTCTCATGTCCGGTGCTCGCAGGCTCGCTGATCGTGAGCAGGATGAATACGAAGCAGCATTTGGGCGTCGCTGCCGCGGTTCGCCAGGACTTCGCCAACCTCTATCTCCCAGACCGCCTTTGGGCTGTGACGTTCCGCGGCGCCGAGCCGCGGTTCATAGATTGGTGGACGAAGACCCCCGCGTACCGGTCCCAGGTGGAGGCAGTAAGCGTCGGGACCAGTTCATCGATGCAGAACATTAGTCAGGGTGACTTCCTGGACCTCCGTATCGAGCTCCCGGATCTCGAAGCCCAACGTGCCATCGCAGATTACCTCGACCGCGAGACCGATCGCATCGACGCGCTCATCGAGGAGCAGCAGCGCCTGATCGAGATGCTCCGCGAGCGGCGTGAGGCAACGATCCGCTCGGCGCTGCTGTCCGGACTCGATGATGCAGAGACCGCGCCGTCTGGGGTGGAGTTGCTGGGCGCCGTGCCGAAGCACTGGCGGATGGTTCCTACCCGGTATCTGTGCACAATCACAACAGGGTCCGAAGACTCCGGGAACGCCACTGATGGCGGTGAATATCCGTTCTACGTTCGCGGTCGTGAGGTTCTGCGGATCGACCACTACTCGTTTGAGGGAGAAGCGGTCATGACGCCTGGTGACGGTCAGGGCGGCACCGGCAAAGTCTTCCACTACTTCGATGGGAAGTTCGAAGCGCACCAGCGGGTCTACGTGTTCACAGACTTTACAGACGTCACGGGTTGGTACTTCTACTACTTCCTGTCGACGTTCCTCCGTCCGGTCGCACTCGCAGGTAGCAACACGGTCACCATGGAGTCTCTACGGCGTCCGCTGCTCGCTGACTTCAAGGTCGCCGTGCCGCCTATCTATGAACAGCAGCGGATCACGGCGTACCTCGATGATCAGACAGCGAAGATCGACACGCTCATAGCCGAAGCTGAGCACTTCATCGACCTTGCGCGGGAGCGGCGGTCCGCGCTGATCACGGCAGCGGTGACGGGCCAGATCGACGTACGTGCGATGGCGTGA
- a CDS encoding putative T7SS-secreted protein, with amino-acid sequence MGIGDFVNSVGDAIEHGVESVTQKAGELADSGLDAAAALARNLGADGVAEGLDDLGDKIADLAGGEIHERELGQTRDPKELIRGDPSAIHDAAEALGKMGDSIGQTGDALRTVNTADWTGTAAEEFHTEFAKQPKLWWEGADAMHKASGVLNSWYYEVTAAQTKAADAIARWDAAEVEETSKKTQWNALSDEQKRKTPLVDTWTSIRNEAREILRGARAQRDNAAASAAGALAAATESAPTEPPFTERWSDNVSDLSGALDQAKLNFTSGLLTSFSGIVQFVRQVSPLDAYNLTHPAEYFSGMSDLGTGLVVAAADPGATTSAILSGARKNPSEFLGSLTGDLITTVGTGGAGAAKPALSALDTVGDVSKVTKATHTVASAAEHAPHPTPSTPHTTHTPTSTPHETGTPASTHPTTESPSPASTGHEPGTPTATQPSATEPGAHPSTTTESAPQPGSTTSPETPTHTNEPAAARPDDATPGHAQADAPGSTHPEQPGTHSPPSAEHLGDAPQSPSQHNPDSPSGRPDSGTPAAPHASTETPGHSGPEAGQPTQHPDTPDTPTEHGGESPHQTHDPEPSHAGEDGTNPGGHDGASPEHQAPHQDSPSEHPTPQDRADADHGAGDTARENGADNDRTPGDKTCSEDPVDIATGEFLLPETDVELPGVLALALRRTHRSNYRYGRWFGPSWSATLDMRLVVEHEGVTFLGEDGIMLAYPHAEVGVATEPVTGGQQWTLTRTEVGGYRIWDQHREILWHFAPEPGLDSIESRLGNYAISAITDRHRNRIRFHYDTNGVPTEVSHSGGYRVRIDTTAGRVTRLSLIGVDPDGAEIRTRLREFAYAHGVLSAVVNAVGATTTYTYDDDHRLMSWTDSNGNQMVNTYDGSGRVIYQRGTAGVLDTDFEYLEFPDGTGCLTSVTDSLGASTTHGFDRDLRLRDLVEPGGGRTHIDYNADRKPLRVIAPDGAVTQYGYTRDGDIAEVTRPDGRTVEIEYMWRNRPTRVVDADATVRQQEWDKNGNLVSSVDAAGTRTSYSYHPNGAVAETIGAGGARTGFEVGAAGLPVQITDPSGAITRIDRDHFGRPIRITDPLGGRTHYEWAPDGKLLRRIDSDGHAQVWSYDGEGNLLTHTDRAGNLTRFTYGAFDLVSSRVDPDGSTTHYSWDSQRRLTAITNPLGQSWTYEYDQAGRLIAETDYDSATIRYAHDRCGRVASVTPATGDSRHHTYDVLGRLTAIATDTGDWVRYTHDPMGRVLAAVTGAADETISALEFTYTATGNLATQRLDDQQVMRYEYDEHDRRTRRQSPTGATTAWHYDSGGRVRAMGADGHHIDFAHDPLGRLTGWRLGEITVNRQLTDIGYVAAQQVTAYPGTSLDLDLGPSTRPAPRQIRSDEYRYRPDGYLTSHVLTRPDTEPARRDYTLDRAGRITTIAHNGILAEKYVYDPLSNITNALAIPESRAAHDIHAQISAGPDAPGQAAPPAADRNTGEREYRKNQLIRDGRTRYQYDESGRLIRKTTTRPFRKPDIWHYRYNGFDQLTDVWTPDHQWWHYTYDALGRRTSKQRLDTNRAVLERIDYTWDGTRLIEQSTDDSTTRWQYHPGSYSPITQTTDQDTVDREFYAIITDLVGTPTELVEPNTATTVATATTDLWGNTTWEGQTSTPLRYPGQIRDPETGLHYNLHRSYDPTTGRYLTPDPLGLTAAPNPNTYPHNPTTWSDPLGLIPNECSTGPGANPQNQTPGQPTPETLYHYTNHEGHDGILESQELHPSLREQNPKDARYGDGQYLTDIEPGTRTLGQLSAAFLRVPWAGQKFTHFIEIDVTGLTVVQGRPGVFVIPNTGPLDLAGRIIRSGRN; translated from the coding sequence TTGGGGATCGGGGACTTCGTCAACTCGGTCGGTGACGCGATCGAGCACGGCGTCGAATCGGTCACTCAGAAAGCGGGCGAGCTCGCCGATTCCGGGTTGGACGCCGCCGCCGCGCTGGCCCGCAACCTTGGCGCGGACGGGGTCGCCGAAGGGCTGGACGATCTCGGCGACAAGATCGCCGATCTGGCCGGCGGCGAAATTCACGAGCGTGAACTCGGGCAAACCAGGGATCCGAAAGAACTGATCCGTGGTGATCCCTCGGCGATCCATGATGCCGCCGAAGCATTGGGCAAGATGGGTGATTCGATCGGGCAGACCGGTGATGCCCTGCGCACTGTGAACACCGCGGATTGGACTGGGACCGCCGCGGAGGAGTTCCACACTGAGTTCGCTAAACAGCCCAAGCTGTGGTGGGAAGGCGCGGACGCGATGCACAAGGCGTCGGGCGTACTCAACAGTTGGTATTACGAGGTCACCGCCGCCCAAACCAAAGCCGCCGACGCGATCGCGCGATGGGATGCCGCCGAGGTCGAGGAAACCAGCAAGAAGACCCAGTGGAACGCGCTGTCCGATGAGCAGAAACGCAAAACCCCCCTGGTCGACACGTGGACGTCGATACGCAACGAGGCCCGCGAGATCCTGCGTGGTGCCCGCGCCCAACGCGACAACGCCGCAGCCTCGGCCGCGGGAGCGTTGGCGGCGGCGACAGAGTCCGCGCCGACCGAGCCGCCGTTCACCGAACGCTGGTCCGACAACGTCTCGGACCTGTCGGGGGCGTTGGATCAGGCGAAGCTGAATTTCACCTCCGGGTTGTTGACCAGTTTTTCCGGGATCGTGCAGTTCGTGCGTCAGGTCAGCCCGCTCGACGCCTACAACCTCACTCATCCGGCCGAATACTTCTCGGGGATGTCGGATCTGGGCACCGGGCTGGTGGTGGCCGCTGCCGATCCCGGGGCGACGACGTCGGCGATCCTGTCCGGTGCCCGCAAGAACCCCTCGGAATTTTTGGGTTCGCTCACCGGGGACTTGATCACCACCGTCGGGACCGGTGGTGCGGGCGCGGCCAAACCCGCACTGTCGGCGTTGGACACGGTCGGTGACGTCTCCAAAGTCACCAAAGCCACCCACACCGTGGCCAGCGCGGCAGAACACGCCCCACACCCCACGCCCAGCACCCCACACACCACCCACACCCCGACCTCGACCCCGCACGAAACCGGGACACCCGCGAGCACGCACCCGACGACCGAATCACCCTCGCCAGCCTCGACCGGACACGAACCAGGAACACCGACCGCAACCCAACCGAGCGCGACCGAGCCCGGCGCGCACCCGAGTACGACCACGGAGTCTGCGCCACAACCGGGATCTACCACCTCCCCTGAAACCCCTACCCACACAAACGAACCCGCCGCTGCTCGACCGGATGACGCAACGCCGGGCCACGCACAGGCCGACGCGCCTGGATCCACTCATCCCGAACAGCCTGGGACCCACTCCCCTCCCTCCGCCGAACACCTGGGTGACGCGCCACAGTCACCCTCACAGCACAATCCCGATTCGCCATCGGGGCGACCGGATTCGGGCACACCCGCAGCGCCACACGCCAGCACCGAGACTCCTGGGCATTCGGGTCCGGAGGCGGGTCAGCCCACCCAGCACCCGGATACTCCAGACACCCCTACCGAGCACGGCGGCGAGAGCCCGCACCAAACCCACGACCCCGAGCCGTCACACGCAGGCGAGGACGGCACGAACCCCGGCGGCCACGACGGTGCATCCCCGGAACATCAAGCACCGCACCAGGATTCGCCGTCAGAGCATCCCACGCCGCAGGATCGCGCCGACGCCGATCACGGTGCGGGCGATACCGCACGGGAGAACGGCGCGGACAACGACCGCACCCCCGGCGATAAAACCTGCTCGGAGGACCCGGTTGATATCGCGACCGGTGAATTCCTGCTCCCTGAAACCGATGTCGAGCTGCCTGGCGTCCTCGCTCTGGCATTGCGGCGCACGCATCGCTCGAACTATCGATACGGTCGCTGGTTCGGTCCCTCTTGGTCGGCGACCTTGGACATGCGCCTGGTCGTCGAACACGAAGGCGTGACGTTCCTCGGCGAGGACGGCATCATGCTGGCCTATCCACACGCTGAGGTCGGTGTCGCCACCGAACCGGTGACCGGTGGACAGCAGTGGACATTGACCCGCACCGAGGTCGGCGGCTACCGGATCTGGGACCAACACCGGGAAATACTGTGGCATTTCGCGCCCGAACCCGGCCTCGACAGCATCGAATCCCGGCTGGGCAACTACGCCATCTCCGCGATTACCGACCGACACCGCAACCGGATCCGCTTCCACTACGACACCAACGGCGTCCCGACCGAAGTGTCACACTCCGGCGGATACCGCGTCCGCATCGACACCACGGCCGGACGGGTGACCCGACTATCACTGATCGGTGTCGATCCCGATGGTGCCGAAATCCGTACCCGGCTAAGGGAATTCGCGTACGCGCATGGAGTGCTGTCGGCGGTCGTGAACGCTGTCGGTGCGACCACGACCTACACCTACGATGACGATCATCGGTTGATGTCCTGGACCGATTCCAACGGCAACCAGATGGTCAACACCTACGACGGATCCGGTCGTGTCATCTATCAACGAGGCACCGCAGGAGTACTCGATACCGACTTCGAATATCTCGAATTCCCTGACGGCACAGGATGTCTCACCAGCGTCACTGACTCGCTTGGTGCGAGCACCACCCACGGCTTCGATCGTGACTTGCGTCTTCGCGATCTCGTCGAACCCGGTGGCGGCCGAACCCATATCGACTACAACGCCGACCGCAAACCGCTGAGAGTTATCGCACCCGACGGGGCGGTGACCCAATACGGGTACACGCGCGACGGCGACATCGCCGAAGTAACCCGCCCAGACGGACGCACCGTCGAGATCGAGTACATGTGGCGCAACCGCCCTACCCGCGTCGTCGACGCGGACGCCACCGTGCGGCAACAGGAATGGGATAAGAACGGCAATCTTGTCAGTAGCGTCGATGCCGCGGGGACGAGGACGTCCTACAGCTACCACCCGAACGGCGCGGTCGCCGAGACAATCGGCGCAGGTGGCGCGCGGACCGGCTTCGAAGTCGGTGCCGCCGGGCTCCCTGTTCAGATTACCGATCCATCCGGGGCGATTACCCGCATCGACCGCGACCACTTCGGCCGCCCCATTCGAATCACCGACCCATTGGGCGGCCGGACCCACTACGAGTGGGCGCCCGATGGAAAGCTATTGCGGCGCATCGACTCCGACGGACATGCGCAGGTTTGGAGCTACGACGGTGAAGGCAACCTGCTCACACATACCGATAGGGCAGGCAACCTCACCCGATTCACCTACGGCGCGTTCGACCTGGTCAGCTCCCGCGTTGACCCCGATGGCTCCACGACCCATTACAGCTGGGATAGCCAACGCCGCCTTACCGCCATCACCAATCCCCTCGGTCAATCCTGGACCTATGAATACGATCAGGCTGGACGTCTGATCGCCGAGACCGACTACGACAGCGCCACAATCCGATACGCACACGATCGATGTGGACGAGTCGCCAGCGTTACTCCAGCGACCGGCGACTCACGCCACCACACCTACGACGTTCTAGGTCGTCTGACGGCCATCGCCACCGACACCGGCGATTGGGTCCGCTACACCCACGATCCGATGGGGCGAGTACTGGCCGCCGTCACCGGCGCCGCTGACGAGACCATCAGCGCCCTCGAATTCACTTACACCGCAACCGGGAACCTGGCGACGCAACGCCTCGACGATCAACAGGTGATGCGCTACGAATACGACGAGCACGATCGTCGAACCCGCCGGCAGTCACCGACCGGCGCCACCACCGCGTGGCACTATGACTCCGGTGGCCGCGTGCGCGCGATGGGCGCCGATGGGCACCACATCGACTTCGCTCACGACCCGCTCGGTCGTCTCACCGGTTGGCGACTCGGCGAAATCACGGTGAACCGTCAACTCACCGACATCGGCTACGTCGCTGCCCAACAGGTCACCGCCTACCCGGGCACCTCGCTCGACCTCGACCTCGGCCCGTCGACCCGACCGGCACCTCGACAGATCCGCTCCGACGAATACCGTTACCGCCCCGATGGATATCTCACCAGCCACGTCCTGACCCGCCCGGACACCGAACCCGCGCGCCGGGACTACACGCTCGACCGGGCCGGTCGCATCACCACCATCGCACACAATGGAATCCTCGCGGAGAAATACGTCTATGACCCGCTGAGCAACATCACCAACGCGCTCGCGATACCGGAATCCCGTGCAGCCCATGATATTCACGCCCAGATCTCCGCAGGGCCGGACGCCCCTGGACAGGCTGCGCCACCGGCCGCGGATCGCAACACGGGTGAGCGGGAATATCGAAAGAACCAGCTGATCCGCGACGGCCGCACGCGTTACCAGTACGACGAATCCGGGCGCCTCATCCGCAAAACAACAACGCGCCCCTTCCGCAAGCCCGACATCTGGCACTACCGCTACAACGGCTTCGACCAACTCACCGACGTCTGGACACCCGATCACCAGTGGTGGCATTACACCTATGACGCCCTCGGGCGGCGAACCAGCAAACAACGCCTCGACACCAACCGAGCCGTCCTCGAACGCATCGACTACACCTGGGACGGCACCCGGCTCATCGAGCAATCAACCGACGACTCCACCACACGCTGGCAGTACCACCCCGGCTCATACTCACCGATCACCCAGACCACCGACCAGGACACCGTCGACCGCGAGTTCTACGCGATCATCACCGATCTCGTCGGCACCCCAACCGAACTCGTCGAACCCAACACAGCCACCACCGTGGCCACAGCGACAACCGACCTCTGGGGCAACACAACATGGGAAGGGCAAACCAGCACACCGCTGCGCTACCCCGGCCAGATCCGTGACCCCGAAACCGGACTGCACTACAACCTCCACCGCAGCTACGACCCCACCACCGGCCGATACCTGACACCAGACCCACTCGGCCTCACCGCAGCACCCAACCCGAACACCTACCCCCACAACCCCACAACCTGGTCAGACCCCCTCGGCCTCATACCCAACGAATGCTCAACCGGCCCCGGCGCCAATCCACAGAACCAGACACCGGGCCAACCAACACCTGAAACCCTTTACCACTACACAAACCATGAAGGGCATGACGGAATCCTGGAAAGCCAAGAACTGCACCCATCCCTCCGCGAGCAGAACCCCAAAGACGCTCGCTACGGCGACGGCCAGTACTTGACCGACATCGAGCCCGGAACCCGAACACTCGGCCAGCTATCAGCGGCTTTCCTACGCGTCCCCTGGGCAGGCCAGAAGTTCACCCACTTCATCGAGATCGACGTCACCGGCCTCACAGTGGTGCAAGGGCGACCTGGAGTATTCGTGATACCGAACACCGGACCCCTAGACCTTGCAGGACGAATCATCCGGTCAGGAAGGAACTGA
- a CDS encoding class I SAM-dependent DNA methyltransferase, which produces MSTLGSFIWSIADQLRGPYRPNQYGNVILPLTILRRLDCILEPDRETVRTLSAKYDNPNRLKIEVKKATGRPFYNTSNYSFANLLEDADGLADNLADYIDRFSPDVDVFEYFDFKKEILALEKAELLREVVTSFKAVDLHPDVVSNADMGDAFEYIIRRFNEAANETSGDHYTPRDAIRLLVDLLFAEKDADLTEADIVRTLYDPTAGTGGMLALAEEHLLAQNPDAKLSLYGQEYNPQSYAICKSDLLAKGHDATNIAFGNTLTDDGFKGRQFDFCMSNPPYGVDWKQYAKAVTKERDEAGPYGRFAPGLPATSDGQMLFLLHLVHKMRAPEDGGGRVGIVMNGSPLFNGAAESGPSNIRRWLLEKDLVEAIVALPTNMFFNTGIPTYIWILDNTKHPDRKGLVQLIDGTSFWTKMRKSLGAKNRELRRDDRAKVVRLYADFTNSDPDYSKVLRNDEFGYWTITVERPLLNESGNPVVDRKGKPRPDPKKRDTENVPFTYGGSTAGVAGKVEVIQAYFDAEVKPHVPEAWIDWAKVKTGYEIPFTRHFYKYVPPRSLAEIDADLEKQVAKILDLLREVEQ; this is translated from the coding sequence GTGAGCACCCTCGGTAGTTTCATCTGGTCGATTGCCGACCAGCTTCGGGGTCCCTACCGCCCCAACCAGTACGGCAACGTAATCCTCCCGCTCACGATCCTGCGCCGCCTCGACTGCATCCTCGAGCCCGACCGGGAGACGGTGCGCACGCTGTCGGCGAAGTACGACAACCCCAACCGGCTCAAGATCGAGGTCAAGAAGGCCACTGGGCGGCCGTTCTATAACACCTCGAACTACTCCTTCGCCAACCTCCTCGAAGACGCCGACGGGCTGGCGGACAACCTGGCCGACTACATCGACCGGTTCTCGCCTGATGTCGACGTGTTCGAGTACTTCGACTTCAAGAAGGAGATCCTCGCCCTGGAGAAGGCGGAGTTGCTGCGCGAGGTCGTCACGTCCTTCAAGGCCGTCGACCTGCATCCGGACGTCGTCTCCAACGCCGATATGGGCGATGCGTTTGAGTACATCATCCGCAGGTTCAACGAGGCCGCGAACGAGACCTCCGGCGACCATTACACCCCGCGGGACGCGATCCGGCTGCTGGTCGACCTGCTCTTCGCCGAGAAGGACGCCGACCTGACCGAGGCCGACATTGTCCGCACGCTGTATGACCCCACGGCGGGCACCGGCGGCATGCTCGCCCTGGCCGAGGAGCATCTGCTCGCACAGAACCCCGACGCGAAGCTGAGCCTGTACGGCCAGGAGTACAACCCGCAGTCGTACGCGATCTGCAAGTCCGACCTGCTGGCCAAGGGCCACGACGCGACCAACATCGCCTTCGGCAACACGCTCACCGATGACGGGTTCAAGGGCCGCCAGTTCGACTTCTGCATGTCCAACCCGCCGTACGGCGTCGACTGGAAGCAGTACGCCAAGGCGGTCACGAAAGAGCGCGACGAAGCGGGCCCCTACGGCCGGTTCGCCCCCGGCCTCCCGGCGACTTCGGATGGGCAGATGCTCTTCCTGCTCCACCTGGTTCACAAGATGCGGGCGCCGGAGGACGGCGGCGGCCGGGTCGGGATCGTGATGAACGGCTCGCCGCTCTTCAACGGCGCCGCCGAGTCCGGCCCCTCCAATATTCGCAGGTGGCTGCTGGAGAAAGACCTGGTCGAGGCCATCGTCGCGCTGCCAACCAATATGTTCTTCAACACCGGCATCCCGACCTACATCTGGATCCTCGACAACACCAAACACCCCGACCGCAAGGGCCTGGTCCAGCTCATCGACGGCACCTCGTTCTGGACCAAGATGCGCAAGAGCCTCGGCGCCAAAAACCGTGAGCTCAGAAGGGATGACCGCGCCAAGGTGGTGCGTCTGTACGCCGACTTCACCAACTCCGACCCGGACTACTCCAAGGTGCTGCGCAACGACGAGTTCGGCTACTGGACCATCACCGTCGAGCGCCCCCTCCTCAACGAGTCCGGCAACCCCGTCGTCGACCGCAAGGGCAAGCCCAGACCGGACCCGAAGAAGCGCGACACCGAGAACGTCCCGTTCACCTACGGCGGCTCGACCGCCGGTGTGGCTGGCAAGGTCGAGGTCATCCAGGCGTACTTCGACGCCGAGGTGAAGCCGCACGTTCCCGAGGCCTGGATTGACTGGGCCAAGGTCAAAACCGGCTACGAGATCCCCTTTACCCGCCACTTCTACAAGTACGTCCCTCCGCGTTCCCTCGCCGAGATCGACGCCGACCTGGAGAAGCAGGTCGCCAAGATCCTCGACCTGTTGCGGGAGGTCGAGCAGTGA